The Williamwhitmania sp. DNA window CGTATTGGGATACTTTACTTCTCACCTACAAATACAACGAAAAAAATTTGTAAGGCAATTGCTTTAGGTATGGGAGCCGAAGTTCCTGTCGATTTGAACATCACCAATCTAGATTTCCGAACAAAATTGTCTTCAAATCCAAATGCGCTTTTAGATAACATTGACCATATAATTATTGGAGCACCTGTATATACAGGCAAATTACCTATTCCGGTAATCGAATGTTTAAAAGCCTTAAACGGAAATGGAAAAGAATGCACAACCGTTGTTGTATACGGTAATAGGGATTATGGTATTGCACTTTACCATATGGTAGAAATTCTTACTAATAATGGTTTTAGTATTAAAGCTGCTGGCGCTTTTATCGGTCAGCACTCATATTCGGATATAGTACCTGTAGCTATTGGACGACCTGATAATACTGATTTGGAAAAAGCGTGTAATTTTGGAATAGATAGTCTAAATACTTCTAATTATTTGTCTTTAAAGGATATTTTGGTTCAAAGGGACATGTTTTCTAAATCAAAGAATTACACACCTATAATACCGGCTTTCAAATCAGAGAAATGCTCTTTCTGTGGAGCTTGTTCAAAACGCTGCCCTATTAATATTATTTCGCCGGAAACAGGCAATTTCATGAATCAAGAAGCCAAAAAAAAATGTCTTGGATGCATGGCTTGTGTTTCAATCTGTAAGAATAAAGCTCGATTTGTCAAACCTAATATTATAATGAAATTAGTACTTAAAATTCTCCTTAAAAAACCTTCTGTTTACCGCCAAGAACCACTTACAATTTTCTCATCAAAATCATAATGATTATAAAAATAATATAAGTCCTTTCAAACTCCCAAACACGCAAACCATTACCTCCAGCCCCTAAAAATATTCCGCTACCGTTTACTCTTAATTGAGAAATAAGCTAGAATTATATTGAACCCATAAAATTATGTCATATGCAAATGATTGCTGAGGAATAAAATGCTTTATTTTTACAAAGCATAACCCGGAAATCCAATGAGAAAGTATCTGTTTGTATTGGCAATAGCGTTGCTTGCTATTACCAATGAAGCTCGGTCACAGACGCAGGATTATAGCTGGATATACCTGTATTATACCAACTCCTTTGGTGCTCGCCCAACGTTTACAATCCTTTTTAACGATAAGGCAACCCTCCAGCTCGAGAAGAAAGCGAGGATAAAGTATAAGGTATACTCCACGGGCGATATTAAGATATCCTGCTTCTATGGGATAGAAAAGGGCGTTAAGCTGGGAGAGAGTTCCGTAACCCTCGCTGTTCAGCATGGCAAGAATTACTACGTTAAGCTTTATAATACATACCTAAAGCTGGTAGATGTTGATGAGGCTACCGGTGAAAAAGAGTTCAACGATTCAAAATTGGCAGTGGTTCAAAACTATGTGGAGGATACTCAGGACCCCTTTATTCAAAATGCGGCAACCAACACCCTTGCAAATAGTAATACCGCTGCAAATAGTTTCGCTTTAAAAACAGTGAAAGAGGAGGCAAAATCGGATGTTGATATCGATATTCCGGTAAATAAAACTGTTAAGCCAAATACCTATGCGTTAATTATTGGCAACGAGGATTACAGCTCTTTTCAAACCGGCCTAAGCAACGAGGTTAATGTAGATTTTGCCATTAACGATGCACGGGTATTTAAGGAATACTGCATCAACGTGATGGGTATTCCGGAAAAGCAGATAAAATTGTTGACCAACGCTACAGCCGGACAAATGAGC harbors:
- a CDS encoding 4Fe-4S binding protein, which gives rise to MSDNITKRIGILYFSPTNTTKKICKAIALGMGAEVPVDLNITNLDFRTKLSSNPNALLDNIDHIIIGAPVYTGKLPIPVIECLKALNGNGKECTTVVVYGNRDYGIALYHMVEILTNNGFSIKAAGAFIGQHSYSDIVPVAIGRPDNTDLEKACNFGIDSLNTSNYLSLKDILVQRDMFSKSKNYTPIIPAFKSEKCSFCGACSKRCPINIISPETGNFMNQEAKKKCLGCMACVSICKNKARFVKPNIIMKLVLKILLKKPSVYRQEPLTIFSSKS
- a CDS encoding caspase family protein, coding for MRKYLFVLAIALLAITNEARSQTQDYSWIYLYYTNSFGARPTFTILFNDKATLQLEKKARIKYKVYSTGDIKISCFYGIEKGVKLGESSVTLAVQHGKNYYVKLYNTYLKLVDVDEATGEKEFNDSKLAVVQNYVEDTQDPFIQNAATNTLANSNTAANSFALKTVKEEAKSDVDIDIPVNKTVKPNTYALIIGNEDYSSFQTGLSNEVNVDFAINDARVFKEYCINVMGIPEKQIKLLTNATAGQMSQGIAWLSNLAKIDDGKAELVFYYSGHGLPDEQTKESYMMPVDISGSNVTLGIKLSDLYAKLNEYPAKRVSVFLDACFSGGARNQGLIAMKGVRVRPKENMIGGNMVVLSSSTGEESSGVFREKKHGYMTYFLLKKLQETKGNITYKELADFVINSVRKETALNSKLQTPQCSFSPSADSTWANWSIK